The DNA region GCCCAGCATGGCGAAGCTGGCGGTGACGCCTCCCGTGGTGGGGTCGGTCATCACCGAGATGTAGGGGATGCCCTCGCTGTCCAGGCGCGCCAGGCCCGTGGAGACTTTGGCCAACTGCATCAGCGAGGCGATGCCCTCCATCATGCGCGCTCCGCCCGAGGCCGAGATGATGATGAGCGGGTTCCTGGTTTCGAGCGAGCGGTCCACGGCGCGGGCGATCGTCTCGCCGACCACCGAACCCATCGATCCGCCGATAAAGCTGTACTCCATCACGGAGAGCACAATGGGCTGTGCCTGAATGTGGCCGATGGCGTTGACGATGGCGTCGTTCAGGCCGGTCTTCTTCTGGGCATCGCGCAACCGCTTCTTATAAGGCTTCAGGTCGGTGAACTCCAGCGGATCGGTGGAGCGGAGGTCGAGGTCGACCAGTTCGTAGCCGGGTTCCAGCAGGCTTTCGATGCGCTCGCGCGCCCCGATGCGGAAGTGATGTTCACACTTGGGGCAGACGTTCAGGTTCGCCTCAAGGTCGGCCTTGAAGATGACCTGGTTGCAGCCGGGGCAGCGAACCCAGAGACCTTCGGTCCGCACCGTGCGCTCTGCGTCGTTGACGATCTCGTTGTCTTCGCGTTTGAACCAGCTCATTCCCGGTGTGCCCTTCCAAAGTGCCTCGACTATTGTAGCTGGGTAGAAGCGGGGTGGGGAGGGGTGCTGGTAATAGAGGAAGTCCTGAAGCCGTGCCCTTAACAAAACAAGTGCCTGCTTCAACCTGTGACGATCCCCAGGCAGATGATGGTGCAGGCGATGGCGAAGAGGTCTTCGGTAAGCGTGACCTGCCACATCTTGCAGCCGATGCGGTGCGTGAGCTGGTGCCGCAGTTGATAGGCGGCGAAGGCCCCCACCAGCGCGCCCAGCACGCTGAGGATGACCCCCTCAGCTCCCGAGGCATTGAGACCCGAGGCGAGAATCGCCCCCACCAGTCCACCGACAAAGAAGCGGATCATCAGCACGGCGGGGCGCGTCGGCCGTGGGCTCAGCGAGAGCTTGTCGGCCGCATACTCGAGGAGAGCGAGCAGCGTCAGCACGATGGCGACCGGCAGCGTCGCGCACCACCACGCCCATGAGTCCTGCACGGGAAGGTAGCCGAGGTACGCGAACCAGCAGAGCGCGGCCATGGGCGTCATGGTCCTCATGCCGGTGATAAACCCCAGCAGCGGAATCGCAATGAGCCAGGTCAGCACCTCAAGGGTCATCGGGGAGTCTCCCCTCCGTGGAACACCTTACACCTCCTGCGTGCAAGCGCGAAGCGGTAAGGTGGCTCCACAGAGATGGACGTGCAGGCCAGGGGGAAGTTCCACTCTCCCTGTTCCCAAAGCAGGGTGGAACAGGGCGCTTCTTTCGCGGGATAGTTGAGTTGGCCGAGCTATGCGTGTTGGCAATGTTCAGAGGGAAGTTGTCATTTTAGGCGGAGCGGCCTGCGGGAGCGCAGTCGAAGGACCTGCATTCTTTTCCTTCAGCAACAATCCACAGGAAGCAAAATGCAGGTCCTCCGACTACGGCTTCGCCTCCGCTCAGGATGACAACTCTTCTGGAAAGGGTAGGAGGCCTTACGCGACCGGCTCCGGGTGACGGAGGAAGTCGTAGAGCGGGAAGCGGTCTGCCAGCTCCGTGACCTCGCCGCGAATCCTGCGCAGGGCGGCGGGGTCGTTGCGGTTCTCCAGCGCGCGGGCGATCCAGACGGCGACCTGCTTCATCTCGCCCTCCTTCATACCGCGCGTGGTCAGCGCCGGAGTTCCGACGCGGATTCCCGAAGGCTTCATGGGCGGGTTGGTGTCATAGGGGATAGCGTTCTTGTTGACGGTGATCCCGGCCTCGCCCAGCGCGTTCTCGGCCTCGGAGCCGAACATGCCCTTCTGGAAGACGTCGACCAGCATCAGATGGTTGTCGGTTCCGCCGGAGACGATGCGGAAGCCCTCGGCGGCGAGCGCCTCGGCGAGCACCTTTGCGTTGGCGACGACCTGGTGCGCGTAGGTGGAGAAGGCAGGATCGAGCGCTTCCTTGAAGGCGACGGCCTTGGCCGCGACGATGTGCATCAGCGGGCCTCCCTGGTGGCCGGGGAAGACGGCGCGGTCGACGGCTGCGGCGAGGTCCTGTGTGCAGAGCAGGAGTCCGGCGCGGGGGCCGCGCAGCGTCTTGTGCGTGGTGGTCGAGGTGATGTGCGCGTGCGGCACCGGCGAGGGGTGCGCTCCTCCTGCGACCAGTCCGGCGAAGTGCGCCATATCAATAAAGAGGTAGGCGCCGACCTTATCGGCGATGGCCCTCATGCGGGCGAAGTCCCAGAAGCGCGGATAGGCGGAGCCTCCGCCCACGATGACCTTCGGCTTCTCGGCGATGGCCTTGGCCTCGAGTTCGTCGTAGTCGATGGTCTCGGTGTCCTTGCGCACCTGGTAGCCGACGATGCGGTAGAGCTTGCCGGAGAAGTTGAGCTTGTGGCCGTGGGTCAGGTGTCCACCGTGCGCGAGGTCGAGGCCGAGGAGGGTGTCGCCGGGATTGATGATGGCCATGTAGGCGGCGGCGTTGGCCTGCGAGCCCGAAGACGGTTGCACGTTGACGTGCTCGGCGTTGAAGAGCTTTTTGGCGCGGTCGCGGGCGAGGTTTTCCACTACATCGGCGAACTCGCAGCCGCCGTAGTACCGCTTGCCGGGGTAGCCCTCGGCGTACTTGTTCGTGAAGACGGTTCCGGCGGCCTCGAGCACGGCGCGGGAGACGAAGTTCTCAGACGCAATCATCTCAAGACCTTCGTGCTGGCGAAGGATCTCGTTTTCAACCTGGGCGTAGACCTCAGGGTCTGCGGCGGCGAGCGTGGCGTTCGGATTAATGGACATATCTATATTTTATGCCGGACGCGAAAGGCCCGGGGTAGGGCATAAGAACTATCTCGGCGCGGATTCACCCTTGACCTGAAAGCGTTGCCCCAGCGCCCGCGTCAGATCCGGGAGATCGAGGTCTCGCAGAATACCGGGAACGATCACGCTGGGAGAGACATCGTTCAACTTCAGCTCCGTGATGGCCAGGAACGAGGTGGGCGACCTATCGCATTGAATCCTTTTGACCTTAGGCTCGAGCGTGGCGGCAAATATGCCGATGTTTCCGGCTGTGCCTACGGTTTGCACTGAAATCTCACGCGGATCGACATCGGGCCGCGACGCCAGATAGTGGAGCGCGTTGAGAACGTCATAGGTCTGCATCCCGGGCATCGATTTGCCCACGAGGATGGCGCGCATGGCCATCTGATAGTCGCTGCGATAGCCGGCGGTCGTCTTCTTCGGCGGAGCGCTCTCTCCCCAGCCGCGCGGGTCGATGGCAAGAACGAGATTGCCCTCATCCACGAGCTTTTCGATGGGGCCATTCGCGCCGGCATCGGCCGCCATTCCAGCAGGGTTGAGATAGAGCACGGCACGTTTGCGGGCCGGGCCTTTGGAGGGCTGAAAGACAAGTCCAGGCACGGTAATGCCGGGTTCCGGCTGGATTTTAATCTTTTCGATGCGGATGCCATTCTGCGAAGAGGAACCTGCCTCTTCGACAGAGGGATGGAGTGGCGTACCGGGTATGGCAAGGCGGCTTCTGAGCAACGGTGCGAGCTGCTGGATGTTTCTTGACGCTGGATGTTCCCTGAGGCTCCGCGCCAGCTTTGCGTTCAACGACTGTATGGTTTCAGCGTCAAGATAACTGGTGACCACCTGCCCGGAGGCTGTGGCGCTCAACTCGGCGGGCGTGTCCAGCTTGAACTCCGCTTCTACGCCGTCGTCCGTCCGCTTCTGGAGCGATTGCATGAACCATCTATAGGTTGCGAGGCGTCTTGGTTTCGACCATCCATGTGTATCGTCTGCTTCGAACAAGGAAACCTTGTCGTCGGCCCCCAGCAGATGAAAGATGCCCTTTGCCTCAGCGAAAGTCGCATGGGCACCGGCGATGGGGAAGAAGTCGCGCGTGGCCACTTCCATCTCGACTGGCTTCGGGGCGAAGCCGATGAGGAAGTCGGGAAAATCGAGGTGATCCGCAAGAAAATGATCCATCACCTGCTCTGAATCCTGCGGGCCGGGGTTGAGCCACATGGCGTTCCACGAAGTTATGTAGCAGGAGATGACGGCGGCCGCGATGCGGGGATCGAAGTTGGCGATATAGGCGGACTGTGTGCCTCCGCCGGAGTTGCCGGCAACACCGATGCGAGACTTGTCGACGTCGTCACGGGATTCGAGGTAGTCGATCGCGCGAATGCCGTCCCAGATGAAGTAGCGGGCGATCGCGTTGCCGGTGAGCAGGGTCTGCAACCCGTCCGCCATGTGTTCGGCGGTACCGCTCGCAGACAGCAGCGATTTGTGCGTGACCGGATCGAGGTGCTGCAGCCGCTCGCCCTGACCGGCGGGATCGATGGCGATGACGAGGAACCCGCGCTTTGCCAGCGACACCCATACGGTCTGGTAGTTCGAATAGGACTTGCCTCCGGTGTCGTGCCCCGCCGTCCCTAAAACCGCGGGATACGGTTTGGGTGCATGCAGAGGGACATAGACATCGGCGGTGACGTAAAAGTGCGGGAGGCTCTGATAGACCAGCTTCTGGACCATGTAGTCGTCGTGCCGCACGACGCCGGTAATCTGGGCATGGAGCGGGGTCTTTTCAGGCCATGCGCCGCCCAGCTCGCGCAGCCACGTCTTTCGTATGTAGGTCTGTCGATCAGCGATTGCAGCTTTGTCGCGGATGGCAGCGATTTCGTCGTGCCGCTTTGCCAGGTCCTGCTGCGCAAGGGTCGTGAGGTAGGCATCGGTCATATCTGCCAACCCCGTTGTCACCTGCAATGGTGCTTGTGCGCCTGCCCCGCAGAATGCAGCGGCAGTGAAAGCGACGATCCATAGCGCCTTGTTCATGGGGGCCATTGTATTGCGGCTTATCCCTTCAGAAAGCGCTGACGCCCTCTTCGGTGACCAATTGATCGACCTTGATATTCATCGCCTCGCCGAGTTTGCGGTAGTCCTCGCGCCACTCCTCGGTCCAGTAGGTCTTGTCGCTGCGTCGCAGCAGGTCGTTCCAGATGTTCTGCGCGCCCCACAAGTTGACCTCGAACGGCACCTTGCGGAAGGTCTCCGCCATGGCCAGGGCATGCGTCAGCGCACCGTTGGCGGTGGGATCACCGGCGGCCGCGGCCTCAAGCCGCACCATCGCCCGTTTCATCCTCTGGCCCGCGATAAAGGTCAGTTGCTGGTGGTTCAGCGTAATGTGCTCCGCCGTGGCCTTCTCCACCAGCGAGAGGACGTATTCGGGGTCGAACGGCTCGGCTTCGAGGGCCTTCTTGAGCGAGGCGTTGATCGCGTAGTTGGCGGCGACTTCGAGGGCCGGCGGCGGCGAGATTCCGGTGTCGGTCAGGAAGTCGAGCAGCGAGGCGTGGTCGTCGTAGATCTTGCGCAGCGAATCCTCCATCTCATTCAGCGTCTGCGTCAGGATGGTCTGCAGGATGCGGTGCTGCTCGTCGGCAAAGAGCGAGAGCAGCGAGTAGGCTGCCGGTGCAGGGGCCGACTCCGAATCGTGCGCGCCGTTGGTCTCGCGAAAGTTCTGGTCGATCAGCCGGATGACCTCGGGGAGATTGGCGCGGCGCATCGCCAGCCCGACATTTTTGGAGAATGCCTTGAACGCCTGCGCCTGCTCAGGGTTGTCGGGGTCGTAGCGGCGCACGGCGGCGGAGATGTTCTGGTCGCCGAGGTGCAGCACGGCAAAGCAGATCTCTTCAGTGTCCTCGGTGATGCGCGAGTGGATCTGCGCTCCGCCCAGCGCCACGCGGCCTCGGCCAGAGGTGTAAACCTCATGGCTGGAGCGGTGCACGTCGTAGCAGAAGATCTCGCCGTCCTCGGGGTAGGGCCTGAAGATGGAGCTGATGGCGTAGTGGGCGCCCACCTGCTCGAGACCGATCTTCATGCTGGTGACGTAGCGGCGGTAGACCTCGGCCCCGGTGCCAACCTCGGGGATATTGCTGGCCGCACCGGCAAGGATGGAGAGGAACTGCTTCTCCAGCGCAACTCCCGGTTCGCCGAAGAGTTTGGCCGCCAGTTGCAGAACTCGTCCGGCGTAGGCAATCACCTGAACGGTTTCGATGCCCGAGATCTCATCGAAGAACCAGCCGCAGGAGGTATACATCAACTGCGTGTGGCGCTGGAGTTCCATCAGTTCCAGTGCCATCACCCGCTCCTCCTGTGTGAGCGGGTGCGACTGTTGCGCGGCGAAGAAGGCGCCGGTCTTGCCGTGCCGGTCGAGGATGACCTCGATGTAGGCGTCACGTGCGGCCCACAGGTCCTTGAAGAGCGACGCGGAGAGCTTCTCCGAGAGCGGAGCGGCGGCATCGCGGAGGAAGTCGAGCGCCTGGCGCAGCGGGGCGCGCCACTTCTGGTTCCAGCCTGCTCTTCCGCTGTTGCAGCCGCAGTTGGAGCGCCAGCGCTCCACCCCATGCGCGCAGCTCCAGGAGGTATCGTCGGCTACTTCTGCCTCCCAGTGCGGGGGAAACTTCGCCAGGAACTCGCTGTAGTTGGTGAGCTTCGCGTGCTCGTTGTCTTCAAGCCAGTGCATGGCGTAGGAGAGAGCCATCTCGCCATGCCTGTGGTGATGGCCGTAGCTTTCACCGTCGGTGGCGACGTGCGAGAGCGAGGCTTCGTCGGTGTGGTCGCAGTCCGTGGCATCGAAGGATGCCAGCAGACGCTTGCCGAAGTCTTCGCCGCTGTTCAAAAGACCTTCAAAGGCGATGGCGCGCGAGGTAGGGCCGTCGTAGAAGAAGACGACGATGCTCCTGCCCTCGTCGAGCTGAATACGATAAGGATGCCGTGTATCCACTGTCGCATTTGCAGTCGCGGTCCACTCGGCTGGGTTGCCGTCATTGGCGATGCGCCGCACGCGGGCGCACTGGTGCGGCGCGAGGATCGTGAAACGGATGCCTTCCTGGGCCATCAGGTCGAGCACTTTGTGGCTGACGGCGGTCTCGGCCAGCCACATGCCCTCGGGCCTGCGGCCGAAGCGGCGCGCGAAGTCTGCGATGCCCCAGCGGATCTGCGTGCGCGCGTCGCGCTCGTTCGCCAGCGGCATGATGATGTGGTTGTAGACCTGTGCGATGGCTGAGCCGTGTCCGCCGTGGCGCTCGGCGCTGGCGCGGTCGGCGTCGAGGATCATGCGATAGCAGCGCGGCGCGAAGTCGCAAAGCCAGCTCAGCAGTGTAGGGCCGAAGTTGAAGCTCATCCGCGAGTAGTTGTTCATGATGCGGATGATCTTGTTCTCGCGGTCGGTGATGCGCGAGGCGCCGTTGGGCGCGTAGCACTCGGCGGTGATGCGGTCGTTCCAGTCGTGATAGGGCGCGGCGGAGTCCTGCAGCTCGACCGTCTCGAGCCACGGGTTCTCACGCGGCGGCTGATAAAAGTGGCCGTGAATGCAGACGTAGCGCTCAGGCTCGGCGGTGGGGGGAGTGGAGGAGACGGGCTTGGTGGCTTGTTTTGACTTGGCCATGTTCTCCCTTAGAGGGTATCGCGGACGGAGAGGTTGGTGGAGTCACCGGTTCGGGGGGAGATCAGGGAAAACCGGCGAGATCGTACTTCCTGAAGCTACTTCCCCCATTGTGGCGATTCGTAAAAACGTCGTCATTCTGAGGCGTAGCCGAAGAATCCCTGTAGTTTGCTCGCGCCTGCTCCGATCTTTGTGTTCGAGATTCACTACGCCCATATGAAATCTCTATAAAGTTGTGCGACATCCCCCAAAAATACGGGGATTCTTCGACTACGCCTCAGAATGACGGGTTAAGGTTTTCACTTCGTGTCGGGGAGAGCCATCGCCTTGCCGTTCGCCAGGTCGCAGGCGCGCCACATATACCAGCTTGCGATGGAGCGCCACGGCTCCCACTTCTTGCTGCGCCTGTGCATGGTCTCGGCGTTCGGCAGGTCGGAGGGCTCGACTTTCTTCGTGGGCTTGAGCCCCTGGAAGGTGAGCGCGAAGCCTTTGCGCACGCCGTAGTCGGAGACAGGGAAGACGTCGGGGCGGCCGAGACGGAAGATCAGCAGCATCTCGACGGTCCAGCGGCCGATGCCGCGTACCTGCGTCAGGTGGTCGATGATCTCGTCGTCGGACATCTTGCGGATCACTGCGAGCGTGGGAACGGTGCCGTCGATGGTCTTGGCGGCGAGGTCGCGCAGCGCGAGCATCTTGTTGTGCGACAGGCCTGCTGCGCGAAGCTGCTCGTTGGGGCAGTCGAGTAGATGCTGCGCCGAGGGATGCACGCCGATGCCCGAGACATCGTGAAAGCTCTCCAACATGCGCCTGTGGATCGTGGCCGCGGCTTTGCCGTGGAGCTGCTGATAGATGATCGACTCGACCAGCGCCTCAAAGGGCGAGAGGCCGCTCGACACGCGCAGCGCAAACGGCCCGGCGCGCTCGATCAGCTTGCCGAGTTTTGGGTCGGCTGCGGAGAGCTGTGCGATAGCGGCGGCAGAGTCGTAGCGCGGGGCGCGAGTAGTGGCACTGGGACGAGGCATAAGTTTGACGGTATCGCATTCCTAAGATGCAGGGGAGGCAGTTGAGGCTTAGAATTTTTGCCGCTATGAAGCCACAAGTGTTTTTGCTTGGTATGTCCCTGGTTTCGATTGGCCCTGTCTGTGTTCAAGCGGGTTGAAGGAAAGGTCTGGGAGACATGGTCCATTTTGGGAGAGTCGCTTAACGCTGAGACCGCGAGCTTCGATGAGAGCCATCAGATGCGAAGCGACAACAAGCTGACGAGTATCCAGACGACAGAACCTGACCCGCTTCTCTTCGAGATACCCTGGGCTACACCTTAAGGCCGCCACCACCGCAACGATGAAAGGCGGAAAGCACAAAATGCCGGGCTCAGTCTGTGACGGAAGTCATAGGTGAGGGTTCGATTTGTCGTTTAGGTTCTTGTGATGTTGTAAGCGGCGGTAAGAATGGCAGGCAGGAATACGGACTGTTTTGGTGTGGATTTACAAGGGCGATACCTTTCGGGCAGGGTAGATGTTGTGGTGCGTTTAGCCCGAAGCGCATCGATGCACGAGATGTTGTGCAGGCGGTTTTTTCGGGTGTCTCCCAGTGCTTCGATAATCGGATGTTGCAGGTGAAAAATCAGTTGCGAGTATCGCCCAGTGCTTAAATAATGCCTTTTTGCACTGCTATACTCGGAGTTCCAGAGGAAACATTTTCAGGCAGACGAGTGAAACCGGACGCCTGAGCGCCGGTCGTGTTCATTTGTGGCCGGTGATGGACAGGCAGGACCACCACAAACCTTGAACCCTTCTCGCCCTGATCAGTCAGACGCCAGGCGAACCAGAGAGGAAGCAGGAAAGCACTCATGGCGCAAGTTTTTGACCGCAGTTCGAACGCTCTGGCTCGCGCGAGTCTGGTTATTACCGGCTTGATTGTTGTCGCGCTGGGCGTTGCCTTGAATTCACTGCAGCGATCCCCGTGGGTCACCAGGCAGGGTCAACGGCCCGACCAGCCGATCCCCTTCAGCCACAAGCACCACGTCGAAGGCCTGGGCCTGCAATGCCAGTACTGTCACGTTCAGGTGGAGAAGGCTGCTTATGCGGGGATTCCTCCGACCAAGACCTGCATCAACTGCCACGCGCAGATCTGGACCAACGCCGAGTATCTCGAGCCGGTCCGCCAGAGCTGGGCGACGGGCGCGTCGATCCAGTGGATCCGCGTTCATGACCTTCCGGACTTCGTCTACTTCAACCATGAAATTCACGTGAACAAGGGCATCGGCTGCGCAAGCTGCCATGGCCGCGTGGACGAGATGCCGCTGATGTACCAGCAGAACACGCTGCAGATGGAGTGGTGCCTGAACTGCCACCGCAATCCTGCCGTGAACCTGCGCCCGACGGCGGAGATCTACAACATGGCCTGGGAAGGCCCCTCGACCTCGAAGCCGGTTGTCTGCGGCAGCACGAACAAGGGAGCGGAGGGAGTTCCCACGGCGCAGAACGTGAGCTGCGAGGTGACGACGGAAGAGGCTGCGGTCCCCTCCGGATACACGAAGTTCACCAGCCAGATGGAGCTGGGCAAGTACCTCACGGCGCAGTACCACATTCGTACCCCGGATGAACTCTCGAGCTGCGAGACGTGCCACCGATGAAGACGGCTCGGACCACAACGATTGGGATAGGAACAGAAGAGACGATGGCTGACACAAAGTCACTAACGGAAGAGAAGGCCCGGGTCGTAACGCAGATAGCCCCTGCGAAGATGACGCTGGCCGAGGTTCGGGCAAAGCTCGACGGGAAGACTGGCAAGCGTTTCTGGAAGAACCTCGACGAGCTTTCCGACAGCCCGGCGTTCCAGCAGCTGATGCAGGAGGAGTTCCCTCGTCAGGCTGGAGCAGGCGAGTGGGTCGACGCGGTTTCGCGGCGCGGCTTTATGAAGGTCATGGGGGCATCGTTTGCGCTGGCTGGACTGGCCGGTTGCACCAAGCAGCCCGATGAGCCGATCTTCCCCTACGTGAAGCAACCCGAGGACCTCGTCCTGGGCAAGCCGATGTACTTCGCGACGGCGCATCCGTTCCCGACGGGCGCGATCCCGGTGCTGATCAAGTCGGACTCGTTCCGCCCTATTAAAGTAGACGGCAACCCTGAGCATCCGATGTCGAAGGGCAAGTCGGACGCCATGACCCAGGGAACACTGCTGGACATGTACGATCCCGACCGCTCGCAGCATGTGCGTCTGCGCGGTCAGATCGCCGGCTACGGAGACTTTCAGAAGGCGTTTATCGACGCAGCGAAGAAGACCTCCGGTGGACAGGGCTTCTACTTCCTGAGCGAGACGATCACCTCGCCGACCCTTGCAGCGCAGTGGAAGTCGGTACAGGCGGCGTATCCCTCCGCAAAATTAGTGCAGTGGGAGCCGGTGAACCAGGACTCCTCGCGCGCGGCCTCGAAGGCCGCCTTCGGCAGCTATGCCGATGCGCAGTACAAGCTGGAAGACGCCGACGCCATCCTCTCGCTCGACGCCGACTTTCTCGGTGGCATCGCGCACCCCGGCTTCCTTCCGCTGGCGGCTGCCTATGCCGAGCGCCATCGCTGGGAAGAGGGCAAGAAGACGAACCGTCTGTACGTCGTCGAGTCGATGCCCACGGTGACCGGCTTCAAGGCGGAGCATCGCCTGGGCCTCAAGCCCAGCCAGGTTGCGGCCTTTGCCGATGCGCTGGTCTTCGGCACTGCGCCTGCGGGACTGAACGCCGAGCAGGCGAAGTTCTTCAACGTCCTGCTGGCCGACCTGAAGAAGTCGAGCGGCAAGGCGGTCGTTATCCCCGGCGAACAGGCCCCGGCCTCGGTTCACGCTGCCGCGTATGCGATCAATACGCTGATCGGCGCTGTGGGCAAGACGGTGGTCTACACCGAGACGGTGAATCCGCTTCCGAGTGAACAGGTCGCCGACTTCAAGGCGCTGGTCGCCGACATGAACGCAGGCAAGGTGCAGTGGCTGGTGATGCTTGGTGTCAACCCCATCTACTCCGCCCCTGCCGACCTGGACTTCGCGGATGCGTTCGGCAAGGTGCCGAACACGGTCCATCTGGGGACGCATCTCGATGAGACGGGCTCGATCTCGACCTGGCACATTAACAAAGCGCACTACCTCGAGAGCTGGTCGGATGCGCGCGCGTATGATGGCACGATTTCGATCATCCAGCCGATGATCGACCCGATGTACGGCGGCAAGAGTGCGCACGACATCTTCCAGACATTGCTCGCCGATCCGCAGGCTTCCGCCTACGACGCGGTTATCGCCAACGCAAAGACGTACATCAAGGGCGACTTCGCCACGGGCTGGCGCAAGGCGCTGCACGACGGCTGGGTCGCGGATACCGCATTCACTCCCAAGGCTGGTGTACCGGCACGGGTGACGAGCTTTGCGGCGCCGAAGGGATCGTCGTCGGGCTACGAGCTTGCGTTCCGCCCCGATCCTTCGCTCTATGACGGCCGCTATGGCAA from Acidobacteriota bacterium includes:
- a CDS encoding acetylxylan esterase is translated as MNKALWIVAFTAAAFCGAGAQAPLQVTTGLADMTDAYLTTLAQQDLAKRHDEIAAIRDKAAIADRQTYIRKTWLRELGGAWPEKTPLHAQITGVVRHDDYMVQKLVYQSLPHFYVTADVYVPLHAPKPYPAVLGTAGHDTGGKSYSNYQTVWVSLAKRGFLVIAIDPAGQGERLQHLDPVTHKSLLSASGTAEHMADGLQTLLTGNAIARYFIWDGIRAIDYLESRDDVDKSRIGVAGNSGGGTQSAYIANFDPRIAAAVISCYITSWNAMWLNPGPQDSEQVMDHFLADHLDFPDFLIGFAPKPVEMEVATRDFFPIAGAHATFAEAKGIFHLLGADDKVSLFEADDTHGWSKPRRLATYRWFMQSLQKRTDDGVEAEFKLDTPAELSATASGQVVTSYLDAETIQSLNAKLARSLREHPASRNIQQLAPLLRSRLAIPGTPLHPSVEEAGSSSQNGIRIEKIKIQPEPGITVPGLVFQPSKGPARKRAVLYLNPAGMAADAGANGPIEKLVDEGNLVLAIDPRGWGESAPPKKTTAGYRSDYQMAMRAILVGKSMPGMQTYDVLNALHYLASRPDVDPREISVQTVGTAGNIGIFAATLEPKVKRIQCDRSPTSFLAITELKLNDVSPSVIVPGILRDLDLPDLTRALGQRFQVKGESAPR
- a CDS encoding DUF4126 family protein, which gives rise to MTLEVLTWLIAIPLLGFITGMRTMTPMAALCWFAYLGYLPVQDSWAWWCATLPVAIVLTLLALLEYAADKLSLSPRPTRPAVLMIRFFVGGLVGAILASGLNASGAEGVILSVLGALVGAFAAYQLRHQLTHRIGCKMWQVTLTEDLFAIACTIICLGIVTG
- a CDS encoding cytochrome c3 family protein, encoding MAQVFDRSSNALARASLVITGLIVVALGVALNSLQRSPWVTRQGQRPDQPIPFSHKHHVEGLGLQCQYCHVQVEKAAYAGIPPTKTCINCHAQIWTNAEYLEPVRQSWATGASIQWIRVHDLPDFVYFNHEIHVNKGIGCASCHGRVDEMPLMYQQNTLQMEWCLNCHRNPAVNLRPTAEIYNMAWEGPSTSKPVVCGSTNKGAEGVPTAQNVSCEVTTEEAAVPSGYTKFTSQMELGKYLTAQYHIRTPDELSSCETCHR
- a CDS encoding serine hydroxymethyltransferase encodes the protein MSINPNATLAAADPEVYAQVENEILRQHEGLEMIASENFVSRAVLEAAGTVFTNKYAEGYPGKRYYGGCEFADVVENLARDRAKKLFNAEHVNVQPSSGSQANAAAYMAIINPGDTLLGLDLAHGGHLTHGHKLNFSGKLYRIVGYQVRKDTETIDYDELEAKAIAEKPKVIVGGGSAYPRFWDFARMRAIADKVGAYLFIDMAHFAGLVAGGAHPSPVPHAHITSTTTHKTLRGPRAGLLLCTQDLAAAVDRAVFPGHQGGPLMHIVAAKAVAFKEALDPAFSTYAHQVVANAKVLAEALAAEGFRIVSGGTDNHLMLVDVFQKGMFGSEAENALGEAGITVNKNAIPYDTNPPMKPSGIRVGTPALTTRGMKEGEMKQVAVWIARALENRNDPAALRRIRGEVTELADRFPLYDFLRHPEPVA
- a CDS encoding acetyl-CoA carboxylase carboxyltransferase subunit beta, whose protein sequence is MSWFKREDNEIVNDAERTVRTEGLWVRCPGCNQVIFKADLEANLNVCPKCEHHFRIGARERIESLLEPGYELVDLDLRSTDPLEFTDLKPYKKRLRDAQKKTGLNDAIVNAIGHIQAQPIVLSVMEYSFIGGSMGSVVGETIARAVDRSLETRNPLIIISASGGARMMEGIASLMQLAKVSTGLARLDSEGIPYISVMTDPTTGGVTASFAMLGDLNIAEPGALIGFAGPRVIEQTIRQKLPEGFQRSEFLLEHGFLDAIVSRKDMKQYLHQSLAWMTGLKEQQSA
- a CDS encoding DUF3536 domain-containing protein, which translates into the protein MAKSKQATKPVSSTPPTAEPERYVCIHGHFYQPPRENPWLETVELQDSAAPYHDWNDRITAECYAPNGASRITDRENKIIRIMNNYSRMSFNFGPTLLSWLCDFAPRCYRMILDADRASAERHGGHGSAIAQVYNHIIMPLANERDARTQIRWGIADFARRFGRRPEGMWLAETAVSHKVLDLMAQEGIRFTILAPHQCARVRRIANDGNPAEWTATANATVDTRHPYRIQLDEGRSIVVFFYDGPTSRAIAFEGLLNSGEDFGKRLLASFDATDCDHTDEASLSHVATDGESYGHHHRHGEMALSYAMHWLEDNEHAKLTNYSEFLAKFPPHWEAEVADDTSWSCAHGVERWRSNCGCNSGRAGWNQKWRAPLRQALDFLRDAAAPLSEKLSASLFKDLWAARDAYIEVILDRHGKTGAFFAAQQSHPLTQEERVMALELMELQRHTQLMYTSCGWFFDEISGIETVQVIAYAGRVLQLAAKLFGEPGVALEKQFLSILAGAASNIPEVGTGAEVYRRYVTSMKIGLEQVGAHYAISSIFRPYPEDGEIFCYDVHRSSHEVYTSGRGRVALGGAQIHSRITEDTEEICFAVLHLGDQNISAAVRRYDPDNPEQAQAFKAFSKNVGLAMRRANLPEVIRLIDQNFRETNGAHDSESAPAPAAYSLLSLFADEQHRILQTILTQTLNEMEDSLRKIYDDHASLLDFLTDTGISPPPALEVAANYAINASLKKALEAEPFDPEYVLSLVEKATAEHITLNHQQLTFIAGQRMKRAMVRLEAAAAGDPTANGALTHALAMAETFRKVPFEVNLWGAQNIWNDLLRRSDKTYWTEEWREDYRKLGEAMNIKVDQLVTEEGVSAF
- a CDS encoding DNA-3-methyladenine glycosylase 2 family protein, with protein sequence MPRPSATTRAPRYDSAAAIAQLSAADPKLGKLIERAGPFALRVSSGLSPFEALVESIIYQQLHGKAAATIHRRMLESFHDVSGIGVHPSAQHLLDCPNEQLRAAGLSHNKMLALRDLAAKTIDGTVPTLAVIRKMSDDEIIDHLTQVRGIGRWTVEMLLIFRLGRPDVFPVSDYGVRKGFALTFQGLKPTKKVEPSDLPNAETMHRRSKKWEPWRSIASWYMWRACDLANGKAMALPDTK